A stretch of Desulfotalea psychrophila LSv54 DNA encodes these proteins:
- the pgaA gene encoding poly-beta-1,6 N-acetyl-D-glucosamine export porin PgaA — MKNTKARKAKGRYLAQIYFVIFSIFFAFLSPCQAQLSPADRTEWQRAVVEARAGQTKENIPVLTRLLRLHPDDRPLYNDLIVVLSWDQQDQRAIDLYLKKDSAGYPDFVWHAVIKSCRRLGQNDLALSIVEKQLRIAPHNPKGLLSQAKILLDNQRPEYAQSILALYPKIYPKNKDWYSIDARLQLSQKNWLAALSDIEQVLTLDPDNTEAKQRKRLILESLKAPYAIGSPEKYATNGNEKARLLMLRAAVLLKWCEDVATSREEAIRWASRALILQMDGLSLVSEGNEITRRALLADMMMSYNILHYYCPSIYLHQYLLSTGDVPPYANQAAGVAQLELHHPERAIPLFLETLAQEPDNYDAKISLFYAYIENEEFCKAYAVIDRENSQEPPWINFLDTNEPGPNEQHLDNRVLAIQARIYGDQLAWAWDNISPMTHFAPANSGLQVVRAEVARFRGWPRRAEKIYDQALVLNPQDKYALAGKAECYIDTHEFDRAEEIATTLQETMPEDNVSKDLNRELYWATRNMVWAEATWGHSKGPVISGDYLDASAEFISVPLDTHWNITAIGKYSWGEIIGGEESFTRLGTGVRYQDQYKNMLALVKYNFSTVNRAGGHLRLGLTPDDHWAWNIEGELFADDTPLRALHNNITYDKVRGFGSYRWNESRRLDYFLSAGFFSDSNNRWETGIALTQRIVDKPRFDLDLILDLDASTNSEGDDAPYFNPKQDFTGNLTFRAEHLLHRHYDKSGVQVFEASLGMYQQKEFSTGAIGHLRYEYRYTFYPLWQAVVGAEYGQNRYDGEDEPNYSINAMIHAKF; from the coding sequence ATGAAAAATACCAAAGCAAGAAAAGCCAAAGGAAGATATCTAGCCCAGATATATTTTGTCATATTCTCCATCTTTTTTGCGTTCCTGTCTCCCTGCCAGGCGCAGCTCTCCCCGGCGGATAGGACAGAATGGCAAAGGGCAGTAGTCGAGGCCCGAGCAGGGCAGACCAAAGAGAACATCCCGGTTCTTACCCGCTTACTCCGGCTACACCCCGATGACCGCCCCCTATACAATGATCTCATCGTCGTTCTCAGCTGGGATCAACAGGACCAAAGGGCCATAGATCTCTACCTGAAAAAAGATAGCGCAGGCTATCCCGACTTTGTTTGGCATGCTGTGATCAAATCGTGCCGGAGACTGGGACAAAATGATCTCGCCCTCAGTATCGTTGAAAAACAGCTGCGAATAGCCCCCCATAACCCCAAGGGCCTGCTCAGTCAGGCCAAAATACTCCTCGACAATCAACGACCCGAGTATGCCCAGTCTATCCTAGCCCTCTATCCAAAAATATATCCTAAAAACAAGGACTGGTACAGTATTGACGCTCGTCTCCAGCTGAGTCAAAAGAACTGGCTAGCTGCCCTGTCCGATATTGAGCAGGTGCTTACCCTCGATCCAGATAATACTGAGGCAAAACAAAGAAAAAGGTTGATCCTGGAAAGCCTGAAAGCACCCTATGCAATCGGGTCCCCTGAAAAATATGCCACGAACGGCAATGAAAAGGCACGCCTGCTCATGCTCCGGGCTGCTGTCCTCCTTAAGTGGTGCGAAGATGTTGCAACCAGCAGAGAAGAGGCTATTCGCTGGGCAAGCAGAGCCCTTATACTACAAATGGATGGTTTAAGTCTCGTCTCAGAGGGTAATGAGATCACCAGAAGAGCACTCCTCGCTGACATGATGATGAGCTATAATATCCTTCACTACTACTGTCCAAGCATATACCTCCATCAGTATCTTCTCAGCACGGGAGATGTACCCCCATATGCCAATCAGGCAGCAGGCGTGGCTCAACTGGAGCTGCATCATCCTGAAAGGGCCATCCCGCTCTTCCTGGAAACCCTTGCCCAGGAACCGGATAACTACGATGCAAAAATCTCTCTCTTCTATGCCTATATCGAAAACGAAGAGTTTTGTAAGGCCTATGCCGTCATAGACCGGGAAAATAGCCAGGAACCCCCTTGGATAAACTTTTTAGACACAAACGAGCCGGGACCTAACGAACAGCATCTTGACAACCGGGTGCTTGCCATCCAGGCACGTATCTATGGCGACCAGTTGGCCTGGGCTTGGGACAACATAAGCCCAATGACCCATTTCGCCCCGGCAAATAGCGGCCTACAGGTGGTCCGGGCAGAAGTTGCCCGCTTCCGAGGCTGGCCAAGAAGGGCAGAAAAGATATACGACCAGGCCCTGGTCCTGAACCCTCAGGACAAATATGCCCTGGCAGGAAAGGCCGAATGTTATATCGACACCCACGAATTTGACAGGGCAGAAGAGATTGCCACAACCCTGCAAGAAACCATGCCGGAGGACAATGTCAGTAAAGATCTGAACAGAGAACTCTACTGGGCGACCCGCAATATGGTCTGGGCAGAGGCAACCTGGGGACACAGCAAAGGACCAGTTATTTCAGGTGATTACCTGGATGCATCGGCGGAGTTCATAAGCGTCCCCCTTGACACCCACTGGAACATCACGGCGATAGGCAAATATTCCTGGGGTGAAATCATTGGAGGAGAGGAAAGTTTTACCCGGCTGGGAACAGGGGTAAGATATCAAGATCAATATAAGAACATGCTGGCCTTGGTTAAATATAATTTCTCCACCGTCAACAGGGCGGGTGGTCACCTTCGCCTCGGCCTGACCCCGGACGATCATTGGGCCTGGAATATAGAAGGTGAACTCTTTGCAGACGACACCCCGCTTCGCGCCCTGCATAATAATATCACCTATGACAAGGTAAGAGGTTTTGGTTCCTATCGCTGGAACGAGAGCAGGCGCTTGGATTACTTCCTGTCAGCCGGCTTTTTCAGCGACAGCAACAATAGATGGGAGACAGGAATAGCACTTACCCAACGCATAGTTGACAAACCCAGATTCGACCTTGATCTTATCCTTGATCTCGACGCCAGTACCAACAGTGAAGGTGATGATGCCCCCTACTTTAATCCAAAACAGGATTTCACAGGTAATCTTACCTTTCGGGCAGAACATCTCCTCCATCGTCACTATGATAAAAGTGGTGTCCAGGTTTTTGAAGCTTCGCTGGGAATGTATCAGCAAAAAGAGTTCTCAACGGGTGCCATTGGCCATCTTCGCTACGAGTACCGTTATACCTTTTACCCACTTTGGCAGGCTGTCGTTGGTGCAGAATACGGACAGAACAGATACGACGGTGAAGACGAACCCAATTACAGTATAAATGCGATGATCCATGCGAAATTCTAA
- the pgaD gene encoding poly-beta-1,6-N-acetyl-D-glucosamine biosynthesis protein PgaD: protein MNNILTPKELVVDTYQRQPRIYRWFALLFTGLCWLVWMILWFPVYTVVLKFLTGQTTLDLFFQNETNEIFFANALNYIIIIGVFFFIYLIWAQYNLRRYGKSERRQHTNSIIIEEEATFFHIDPSRAQEIRKNKEIFLYEEL from the coding sequence ATGAATAATATTTTAACCCCAAAGGAGCTTGTTGTTGACACATACCAACGACAGCCAAGAATTTACCGGTGGTTTGCCCTCCTGTTCACCGGTCTCTGCTGGCTGGTATGGATGATCCTCTGGTTTCCCGTCTACACAGTCGTTTTAAAATTCCTCACAGGACAAACAACCTTAGATCTGTTCTTTCAAAACGAAACAAATGAAATATTTTTTGCCAACGCCCTGAACTATATCATAATTATAGGGGTATTTTTCTTCATTTACCTTATCTGGGCCCAGTATAATTTAAGAAGATACGGGAAATCAGAGAGGAGGCAGCATACCAACAGCATAATAATAGAAGAAGAGGCAACATTTTTTCACATTGATCCCAGTCGAGCCCAGGAAATCCGAAAAAACAAAGAAATTTTCTTATACGAAGAGCTATGA
- the pgaC gene encoding poly-beta-1,6-N-acetyl-D-glucosamine synthase, which yields MDKILQDVVRFLFDFVLFYPCIMSPIWVLGAIYYYFHWEKKEDLDHTRTPELTEYPFVSIIVPCYNEGKHIVETTGFLTKLNYPSYEIILVDDGSTDNTAEQIKHLVNTYPQVRAIYLKENQGKATAMRWGSLAASAEFLVCIDGDAVLDPNCLHWLIKQFLENPRVGAVTGNPRVRNRTTLIGKIQIGEFSSIIGVIKRAQRIYGKIFTVSGVVAAFRKAALHDVGYWNTDMATEDVDISWKLQLRFWNIHFEPNALCWVLMPETLAGLYKQRLRWAQGGAEVFLRYLGKMLRDIRYIRMVPIAIEYMAGAIWAYCVWTITILFILGQIVDLPNYLQIKSIVPTWTGALIALICLIQFLAGFLIDRRFEKDVFHYYFWIIWYPAIYWLINAVTIVVALPKAIIRKKGKLAVWDSPDRGEHNE from the coding sequence ATGGACAAAATACTACAAGATGTCGTCAGATTCCTTTTTGATTTTGTTCTCTTCTACCCATGCATAATGTCTCCAATATGGGTCCTAGGTGCAATATACTACTATTTTCATTGGGAAAAAAAAGAGGACTTGGACCATACCCGCACCCCCGAGTTAACAGAATATCCATTTGTTTCAATCATTGTCCCCTGCTATAATGAGGGCAAGCACATCGTTGAAACGACAGGATTTTTAACAAAGCTCAACTATCCCTCCTATGAAATTATTCTTGTAGACGATGGCAGTACAGACAACACGGCAGAGCAGATCAAACATCTTGTCAATACCTATCCACAGGTCAGGGCCATTTACCTCAAAGAAAATCAGGGTAAGGCCACTGCCATGCGCTGGGGCTCTCTCGCCGCCTCCGCTGAATTTCTTGTCTGTATTGATGGAGATGCAGTTCTTGACCCCAACTGCCTGCACTGGCTTATAAAACAATTTTTAGAGAATCCAAGAGTTGGGGCAGTAACAGGCAATCCACGCGTCCGCAATCGAACCACATTAATAGGAAAAATTCAAATAGGCGAATTTTCCTCCATCATCGGCGTCATAAAAAGGGCCCAACGTATCTATGGGAAAATATTTACCGTCTCCGGGGTAGTTGCAGCTTTTCGTAAGGCAGCCCTCCACGACGTCGGCTACTGGAACACAGATATGGCAACGGAAGACGTTGATATCAGTTGGAAATTACAGCTGCGATTTTGGAATATCCACTTCGAGCCCAATGCACTTTGCTGGGTGCTTATGCCGGAGACACTGGCAGGGCTCTATAAGCAGAGGTTACGCTGGGCCCAGGGAGGCGCAGAGGTTTTCTTGAGATATCTGGGAAAAATGCTCAGGGATATACGATATATAAGGATGGTTCCCATTGCCATCGAGTATATGGCAGGCGCCATATGGGCATACTGTGTTTGGACAATCACCATCCTCTTCATCCTGGGACAGATCGTTGATTTACCAAATTACCTACAGATAAAATCAATTGTTCCCACCTGGACGGGGGCCCTTATCGCTCTTATCTGCTTAATCCAGTTCCTGGCAGGCTTTCTTATAGATCGGCGTTTTGAAAAAGACGTTTTTCATTATTACTTTTGGATCATATGGTATCCAGCAATTTATTGGCTTATCAATGCCGTTACAATTGTGGTGGCACTTCCCAAGGCCATTATTCGCAAAAAGGGAAAACTTGCTGTCTGGGACAGCCCTGACAGGGGAGAACACAATGAATAA
- a CDS encoding DUF748 domain-containing protein codes for MKNDYTQGINIIENENISYRHLSLLFHTDGLYLYHQHINIFIMADDFGSISIDAPETRTKKTSKQIKKTGHSPKPPSSPPAKKRKRGRALPILFFTLALLLASYSLLGFFAVPYYIKNVLPEYVAAHSEFKLEIEEVKANPFSFEISIIKAEIKKPGANNHQAPLLSIDSLSTAIEPLGLLHKKFTSRRSTLNGVHLALKKEGANLYNFGSLFKDKNGKLITNIAAIKESLFLFSFNNIVMENGSFVFQDIPGKQTHHGKDIKISLPTINNFDSGTEITTKPYFSAIINGSPIHFSKNSYGKDSRISCEVKDLDLPLYFSYLPLHIPFEIKSGLGTGSIDLFFNSTENSVETLTLGMNITATNITLRHNSKKASINIPRSQIRAEFQPLSRNTLIKDFQLEQPSLQLPKGFAIKDIGILLPDEKAGQQERETVVVEKITIKNGSLSLGQEAKVKTINLFLQNWSNSDDSSPAQLNIEAQTSQAQLSWQGKIKKKSAEGRIELKNFSLNDFFQYAGITSGKGDHGRGILSGQLDITGDKNSLFSLRLGEGKIKFNSVVLQDRGKDWLTAPIVTMSGVNLSPMNRTLGDISIERATLNINNKKLPVLFRNFSTGQDHIKLASLQIKGKGTLTETNKPTIKLASFSLKTDRLNEKQINTDNIKISAKTIDGGSLQGRGRTKLTPYSLWLETEFSTIKAETVLPYFSSQALFHKSTARLSGKGRFILPNTSFKGDIIAQNGSIKTGLDKRFSWQKASFKKIQYDRASGALKMDSIDIEKPLISWDRESNSPPPYQKAEKAFANLLGKQEEERGQFINIKKISFTAGTLTINDKRMSPTWREKITNFSGTIEPIDSKNKGPITFKASGKIKQTALTIHGNMQVFAPGPSNEYTLRLTDIPPELFAKQSRLLREKTLARGFNAKIYGQENRQKSSTITDIEFISPSCKDKRLTLLMALLQGQNSHPKISILSQTQKGTSEKTLLEETEKYINKLLIKSEISPFLVADKSFKDLIDKSSMLFRFGQISLSEKGMHTLIRLQKFLLAYPLINIQIRGEASLKADRQALQEQLTTTERKRVEAINKKRLANWQAERRGPELATDEEGFIEENIFIPLQAEPVDVSHEMLLSLAQQRSEMIANVFTKQLGLAKERVRVIRADKLTEKSDNKAHFYLTAREND; via the coding sequence TTGAAAAACGATTATACTCAGGGCATTAATATCATTGAAAATGAAAATATCTCTTATCGCCATCTCAGCTTATTATTTCATACAGATGGGCTATATCTCTATCACCAACACATTAATATATTTATTATGGCTGATGACTTTGGTTCTATTTCCATAGACGCACCAGAAACACGTACAAAAAAAACCAGCAAACAGATAAAAAAGACAGGCCATAGCCCAAAGCCTCCTTCGAGCCCTCCTGCCAAAAAGAGAAAGAGGGGCAGGGCCCTGCCCATACTGTTCTTCACATTGGCCCTTCTCTTGGCCAGTTACTCTCTCTTGGGCTTTTTTGCTGTCCCCTACTATATTAAAAATGTCCTGCCAGAATATGTCGCAGCCCACAGCGAATTCAAACTTGAAATTGAAGAGGTAAAGGCAAATCCATTTTCCTTTGAAATCTCAATAATAAAGGCAGAGATAAAAAAACCTGGTGCCAACAACCACCAAGCCCCCCTCCTTAGCATAGACAGCCTCTCCACCGCAATTGAGCCCTTGGGATTACTCCATAAGAAATTCACCAGCCGAAGGAGCACACTCAATGGAGTCCACCTCGCGCTAAAAAAAGAGGGGGCTAATCTTTATAATTTCGGCTCTCTCTTCAAGGATAAAAACGGAAAATTAATAACCAATATTGCAGCTATAAAAGAGTCTCTCTTCTTATTTTCTTTTAATAATATTGTCATGGAAAATGGAAGCTTTGTTTTCCAAGACATTCCTGGAAAACAAACACACCATGGCAAGGATATAAAAATATCCCTGCCAACAATAAACAACTTCGACTCCGGAACAGAGATCACCACGAAACCGTATTTTTCTGCCATTATTAATGGCAGTCCCATTCATTTCAGCAAAAACAGTTATGGGAAAGATTCCCGAATTAGCTGCGAGGTAAAAGATCTTGATCTGCCCCTCTACTTCAGCTACCTGCCCCTTCATATTCCCTTTGAAATAAAAAGCGGTCTTGGCACAGGTTCCATTGACCTATTTTTCAACTCCACAGAAAATTCGGTGGAAACCCTTACTCTGGGCATGAACATTACGGCAACCAATATTACTCTGCGCCATAATTCAAAAAAGGCCAGCATCAATATTCCAAGGTCTCAAATAAGGGCTGAATTCCAACCTCTTTCAAGAAACACCCTGATCAAAGATTTTCAACTGGAGCAACCAAGCCTACAGCTACCAAAGGGTTTCGCCATTAAAGATATAGGCATACTCCTGCCAGATGAAAAAGCAGGACAGCAGGAGAGAGAGACTGTCGTAGTAGAAAAAATTACTATAAAAAATGGCAGCTTAAGTCTTGGCCAGGAAGCCAAGGTAAAAACAATCAACCTCTTCCTGCAAAACTGGAGCAATAGCGACGACTCCTCCCCCGCCCAATTAAATATAGAGGCCCAGACATCCCAAGCTCAGCTCTCTTGGCAGGGCAAGATCAAGAAGAAGAGTGCCGAGGGTAGAATCGAACTGAAAAATTTTTCCCTTAATGATTTTTTTCAATATGCAGGAATTACCTCAGGAAAAGGCGATCACGGCAGAGGCATACTCAGCGGACAGCTGGATATCACCGGGGACAAGAACTCTCTTTTCTCTCTGCGTTTGGGCGAAGGCAAGATCAAATTCAACAGTGTAGTGCTACAGGATAGGGGCAAAGACTGGCTCACAGCCCCCATAGTCACCATGTCTGGGGTAAACCTGTCTCCCATGAACAGAACACTGGGAGATATCTCCATAGAGAGGGCGACGCTCAACATTAATAACAAAAAGCTCCCTGTCCTCTTCAGAAATTTCTCCACCGGCCAGGATCATATAAAACTTGCCTCCCTACAGATAAAGGGTAAGGGAACGCTCACAGAAACAAACAAGCCCACAATCAAGCTGGCCTCATTCAGCTTAAAAACGGACAGGTTAAACGAAAAGCAGATAAATACAGATAACATTAAGATCTCGGCAAAAACCATAGATGGGGGATCCCTACAGGGCAGAGGGCGGACAAAACTTACCCCCTACTCCCTCTGGCTAGAAACAGAATTTTCTACCATTAAGGCAGAAACGGTCCTACCCTATTTCAGCTCACAAGCTCTTTTTCATAAAAGTACGGCACGCCTCTCTGGTAAGGGACGCTTCATACTGCCCAATACCTCCTTCAAAGGAGACATTATCGCCCAAAATGGCTCCATCAAAACGGGCCTGGATAAACGTTTCTCCTGGCAAAAAGCCTCCTTTAAAAAGATTCAATACGACAGGGCAAGCGGGGCATTAAAGATGGACAGCATAGATATCGAAAAACCTCTTATCAGCTGGGACAGAGAATCTAACTCCCCACCACCTTACCAGAAGGCTGAAAAGGCTTTTGCCAACCTCCTCGGGAAACAGGAAGAAGAGAGAGGGCAGTTTATCAATATCAAAAAAATATCCTTTACAGCTGGAACTCTGACAATCAATGATAAGCGCATGTCACCCACATGGAGAGAAAAGATAACAAACTTTTCCGGCACTATTGAGCCCATTGATTCGAAAAACAAAGGGCCCATTACCTTTAAGGCAAGCGGAAAAATAAAGCAGACAGCTCTAACTATTCATGGAAATATGCAGGTATTCGCACCTGGGCCCAGTAACGAATACACCCTGCGCCTGACAGATATCCCGCCAGAACTTTTCGCCAAGCAATCCCGTCTCCTCCGAGAAAAAACTCTGGCCAGGGGATTCAACGCAAAGATCTACGGACAAGAAAACAGACAGAAATCAAGCACAATTACAGATATAGAATTTATATCGCCATCCTGCAAAGACAAGCGACTTACTCTCCTTATGGCCCTGCTGCAGGGGCAAAACAGTCATCCAAAAATTTCAATTTTAAGCCAGACTCAAAAGGGAACAAGCGAAAAAACTCTACTGGAAGAGACAGAAAAATATATCAATAAACTCCTGATAAAAAGTGAAATTTCACCGTTTTTAGTGGCAGACAAGAGTTTTAAAGACCTTATAGACAAGAGTTCCATGCTATTTCGTTTCGGCCAAATAAGTCTCTCAGAAAAGGGCATGCACACCCTGATCCGCCTGCAAAAATTTCTCTTAGCCTACCCCCTTATCAATATTCAGATCAGAGGCGAGGCATCACTGAAGGCAGATCGCCAAGCGCTACAGGAGCAACTCACCACGACAGAGCGCAAACGAGTGGAGGCCATCAACAAAAAACGCTTGGCTAATTGGCAGGCTGAACGCAGAGGCCCGGAACTAGCAACAGACGAGGAGGGCTTCATTGAGGAAAATATCTTCATTCCTCTTCAGGCAGAGCCCGTCGATGTCAGCCACGAGATGCTTCTAAGTCTTGCTCAACAACGATCTGAGATGATAGCAAATGTTTTTACCAAACAACTAGGGCTGGCAAAAGAGCGGGTGAGAGTAATACGCGCAGATAAGCTCACAGAAAAATCAGACAATAAGGCTCACTTCTACTTAACTGCCAGAGAAAACGATTAA
- the cdaA gene encoding diadenylate cyclase CdaA, whose product MFDIVRYFRWQDILDILVVAFVIYQLISIIRGTRSVQMVVGLGVLFVVYAMASLLDLSVLTWIMRTSLSSLFLIIIIVFQQDIRRALTQVGQSPFQKHADVVEKDLDEVIRSVFYLAKRRIGALIVIERENGLGEYVESGFILNAKLSKELLISIFMPVSPLHDGGVLISKGRIEHAGCILPLTQNPYINKRYGTRHRAAIGISEETDAVILVVSEETQEVSIVQYGSLTTINDEMSLKTNLRAIFLDKKKQNSFWQDWVGRK is encoded by the coding sequence ATGTTTGATATTGTGCGTTATTTTCGCTGGCAGGATATATTAGATATTCTGGTTGTCGCTTTTGTGATTTATCAGTTGATATCTATTATTCGTGGAACCAGATCGGTGCAAATGGTTGTAGGGCTTGGTGTTCTCTTTGTTGTCTACGCTATGGCTTCACTTCTCGATCTTTCTGTGCTTACCTGGATCATGCGTACCTCCTTGAGTTCTCTTTTTCTTATCATTATTATTGTCTTTCAGCAGGATATTCGTAGAGCCTTGACCCAGGTTGGGCAATCCCCCTTTCAAAAACATGCCGATGTGGTTGAAAAAGATCTCGATGAGGTAATACGTTCGGTTTTTTATCTCGCCAAGCGTCGGATTGGTGCTCTCATTGTTATTGAACGGGAAAACGGTTTGGGGGAGTACGTGGAATCGGGCTTTATCCTCAATGCTAAACTGTCAAAAGAGTTGCTTATATCGATATTTATGCCCGTTTCTCCTCTGCATGATGGGGGGGTGCTCATTAGCAAGGGACGAATTGAACATGCAGGTTGTATCTTGCCGCTTACGCAAAATCCCTATATAAATAAAAGGTATGGCACAAGACATCGGGCCGCAATTGGCATATCAGAGGAGACCGATGCTGTTATACTTGTGGTCTCTGAGGAGACCCAAGAGGTGTCCATTGTTCAGTATGGCTCCCTGACTACTATCAATGATGAGATGAGTTTGAAAACGAATTTGCGGGCAATTTTTTTGGACAAGAAGAAACAAAACTCCTTTTGGCAGGATTGGGTGGGACGAAAATGA
- a CDS encoding CdaR family protein, producing MKNTWQQVKKVGIVHRLLSFWSRDWFLKVVSIWLAIVLWVLVGGEDTIEKTVNVPVEIINLPRGLVVSNQYKKKIEVSLTGPRSVILDMDDRNIVRQVDLSKATPGTMVVNNDVDHIDVPRSLTVQRVQPPSIILSIDKLVQKQYAVVANTVGDVAPGFEVKSIRMNPEYVMITGPGSVLSQLSALQTSYISLDGFRRSEQLQVPLDLSPAIVSLIGETSVTADIVVGLVVAVKTVELPLVVQEKGLSLLPKTVSVTASFPQILLDKGKKAKDLLVAHAERYGQTDQFNVIVTSQNNEEFPVKVISVLPRRVSEGKAKLLRATTKKKSE from the coding sequence ATGAAAAATACATGGCAACAGGTTAAAAAGGTTGGCATCGTCCACCGTTTGTTGAGCTTTTGGTCGAGAGATTGGTTTCTTAAGGTTGTCTCCATCTGGTTGGCGATTGTTCTGTGGGTGCTGGTCGGTGGAGAGGATACCATTGAAAAGACGGTGAATGTGCCCGTGGAGATCATAAATCTCCCCCGTGGTCTTGTTGTTTCCAACCAGTACAAGAAAAAGATAGAGGTGTCCCTTACCGGACCACGATCGGTAATTCTTGATATGGATGATCGAAATATTGTTCGTCAGGTTGATCTCTCTAAGGCAACGCCCGGGACAATGGTGGTTAATAATGATGTTGATCATATTGATGTGCCGCGTTCTCTGACCGTTCAGCGGGTTCAGCCACCCTCCATTATTCTTTCCATCGATAAACTTGTGCAAAAACAGTATGCCGTTGTGGCCAATACGGTGGGAGATGTGGCTCCGGGGTTTGAGGTGAAAAGTATTCGGATGAATCCAGAGTATGTCATGATAACTGGACCTGGGAGTGTCTTGAGTCAATTAAGTGCTCTGCAGACCTCTTATATTTCACTTGATGGTTTTCGCCGTTCTGAGCAATTACAGGTGCCTCTGGATTTGAGTCCTGCAATTGTCTCTCTTATTGGAGAAACTTCGGTTACGGCAGATATTGTAGTGGGTCTTGTGGTGGCTGTTAAGACCGTGGAGTTACCGCTTGTCGTTCAAGAAAAGGGTCTTAGTCTCTTGCCTAAAACGGTTTCGGTGACCGCTTCTTTTCCCCAGATTTTGCTGGATAAGGGCAAGAAGGCAAAAGATTTGCTGGTTGCCCATGCAGAACGATATGGACAGACAGATCAGTTTAATGTCATTGTAACATCTCAAAATAATGAGGAATTCCCTGTTAAAGTTATTTCTGTGCTTCCCCGGCGAGTAAGTGAGGGAAAGGCCAAGCTTTTAAGGGCGACCACAAAAAAGAAGAGTGAGTAG